A part of Neodiprion pinetum isolate iyNeoPine1 chromosome 4, iyNeoPine1.2, whole genome shotgun sequence genomic DNA contains:
- the LOC124217814 gene encoding GRB10-interacting GYF protein 2 isoform X6 → MQLTKPIPKRSWNSGLTNNGGRGRGGSVDRGGRGRGGRGGIYPTHYSRGAIFDEPGDGPRIEPQPFPGRTRPFDRSQSERGWSERNGGPEPGDWNGSTSPRKELGRGGGGGSFVEGNWRRQRAGEDDDGWRVASSNRGEKWVRSSWRDGGGSERGDRLERPDGVEGEEVRSGTRWEHRASHRSSHELSHHPPTRTLRTWEPNHHDNHDNLPEWSYSCRATENPSESGGSFDASGAFHGGMYSDDDEDGIISAGGNRESRIRHMSEGNNLSNSKPSSKPLPINHGQTPQTSNRRANITASSTGIRERPKSLQPFEDKESPEMQDKRSVSPSKPLPTQSNTPLKGSSPVVNSLPRKVQSATNLDKVSDKNPVMQNTRNSNKIPGDTPLAKEARTDNTINESSVVGNNDKPVLHSGLKKSKSTLGMMSVTNVRQKSEDDLDRMKEEADALVAKLMADEETHKDQRSNVPPSANNPVPGIASATQEKWFYRDPQGEVQGPFSASEMSEWLKAGYFNVNLLVRRACDERYSMLGDLIKMWGRIPFIPGPPVPPLKVTEPVAIPVPVAIPGALPKAGMEDPSVLYQYQQMCLLQNQLLFRHVRSAVINKLSQSEQWTSMSPADQNQLILQHMLQQPEMAEISPMTVNPFVPTLTAQPANPIMQLFTQMQQAKTQSENHLPPTMHPTTPTHPGTIDTVQQLMQQMRGIQNLHGIQQPSMTPTPASTPEDNPIKSLLRQLNVNGHPQATQIESVWPHPPPPQMAPPQFGNPNWQSQMGPIPAMPPGQLPNSLWDLHTKEMKTEQQILEEQKLKIQEEKKKAQLKKQEELKRQADEESAKRKQDEEAEKARLAEEAAKRTEEERKKKEEEKKRKEEEKRKQEEELKKKEEKKRKEEERKREEKRKQDEENNRKKQEEEKRKREEAKRQEEKQRKEKEKRKKLEEEQKREEEERIKKEEEARRKTEAEEQAKRAEQRRREAEALRKLQERSKAPWAQTPHAPAPSSHASLAEIQRLEREKKAEELRVQQLMQQQMAQQRTAEVAQDAAMAEISKGLQLKWAEKAAPVSKPVVKSLAQIQQEEQERLAKQQERERQEKAAQKEPVVPLQSAGIWGTAAQSLNWNSATNANNQAWSNSTNTTTGGFWDDPISAKINPTPKHSAKQLATIKAPVNTVQQPQQPQQQQQQQQNNKPTKSKNKKEGELVKKIFEQNTAKPDDFTQWCNKALGGLQASVDIPTFVGFLRDIESAYEVKEYVRLYLGDNKQCSEFAKQFLEKRSKWRSAQRPHPQADDLCKPAPAVNPNATATEFQEVKGKAKKPKKGKMYKVDSTILGFSVTAAPDRINVGDRDYGEGV, encoded by the exons ATGCAGCTAACAAAACCAATACCGAAA CGCTCCTGGAATAGTGGTTTAACAAACAATGGGGGCAGAGGGAGAGGGGGCAGCGTTGATCGTGGAGGACGGGGCAGAGGTGGGAGAGGTGGCATTTATCCGACTCATTACTCCCGAGGAGCCATCTTTGACGAGCCAGGCGATGGACCGAGAATTGAGCCACAACCTTTTCCG GGGAGAACTAGACCATTCGACAGATCACAGAGTGAACGAGGTTGGTCGGAGAGAAATGGCGGACCTGAACCTGGAGATTGGAATGGTTCTACTAGTCCCAGAAAAGAATTGGGACGAGGTGGAGGCGGCGGGTCATTCGTGGAAGGGAACTGGCGACGGCAGCGTGCTGGCGAAGACGACGATGGATGGAGAGTGGCTTCTAGTAATCGTGGTGAAAAATGGG TTAGAAGCAGTTGGCGTGATGGCGGTGGCTCGGAGAGGGGCGATCGATTGGAACGACCTGATGGCGTGGAGGGAGAAGAGGTGAGAAGTGGTACACGTTGGGAGCACAGGGCTAGCCACAGGTCCTCTCACGAATTATCTCATCATCCACCGACTCGAACTCTTCGGACTTGGGAACCTAACCATCACGACAACCATGACAACCTACCTGAGTG GTCTTACTCTTGCAGGGCAACGGAGAATCCTAGCGAGAGCGGCGGAAGCTTCGACGCGTCGGGAGCATTTCACGGAGGGATGTATTCggacgacgacgaagacggAATAATTAGCGCTGGGGGTAATCGAGAATCGAGGATCCGTCACATGTCAGAAGGAAATAATTTAAGCAATTCTAAACCATCCTCAAAACCCTTGCCTATTAACCACGGACAAACTCCCCAAACTTCCAATCGTCGTGCTAACATAACTGCCAGTAGTACTGGGATTAGAGAGCGACCAAAATCCCTTCAACCTTTTGAGGACAAAGAGAGTCCTGAGATGCAGGATAAACGTAGCGTATCACCCTCAAAACCACTGCCTACTCAAAGTAATACTCCGTTGAAAGGTTCATCGCCTGTGGTTAACTCGTTACCAAGAAAAGTTCAAAGTGCCACCAATTTAGACAAAGTTTCGGACAAGAATCCAGTTATGCAAAATACACGAAACTCTAACAAAATTCCTGGGGATACACCACTGGCCAAAGAGGCCAGAACGGACAATACGATAAACGAATCATCCGTTGTGGGTAACAATGACAAGCCAGTCTTACATTCCGGTTTAAAAAAGAGTAAAAGTACTTTAGGAATGATGTCTGTCACTAATGTTAGACAAAAGTCTGAGGACGATTTAGATAGGATGAAGGAAGAGGCAGACGCGTTAGTGGCTAAACTAATGGCTGATGAAGAAACCCACAAAGATCAACGATCCAATGTTCCACCTTCGGCGAACAACCCAGTTCCCGGTATCGCGTCGGCCACTCAAGAGAAATGGTTCTACCGAGACCCTCAAGGTGAAGTTCAGGGACCATTTTCGGCTAGCGAAATGTCGGAATGGTTAAAAGCTGGATACTTTAACGTTAATCTACTTGTAAGAAGAGCCTGCGACGAAAGGTATTCCATGCTCGGTGATCTCATCAAAATGTGGGGCAGAATACCATTCATACCTGGTCCACCCGTACCTCCTTTAAAG GTAACGGAACCAGTCGCAATTCCAGTACCCGTCGCAATTCCTGGTGCCCTTCCGAAAGCTGGAATGGAGGATCCGTCGGTCCTGTATCAGTACCAACAAATGTGTTTGCTTCAAAATCAACTGCTTTTCCGACACGTGCGCTCAGCAGTTATAAACAAGCTGTCACAGTCTGAACAATGGACTTCCATGAGTCCTGCAGACCAAAACCAATTAATACTCCAACACATGCTGCAGCAACCTGAGATGGCAGAAATATCCCCAATGACTGTTAATCCATTTGTACCTACGCTCACTGCCCAACCAGCAAATCCCATAATGCAATTATTCACACAGATGCAACAG GCAAAAACTCAATCTGAGAATCACCTCCCGCCAACTATGCATCCGACGACGCCAACCCATCCCGGAACGATAGACACCGTCCAACAACTTATGCAACAAATGAGAGGCATACAAAATTTACACGGCATTCAGCAGCCCAGCATGACACCTACCCCTGCCAGCACGCCTGAAGATAATCCCATCAAATCGTTGCTGCGACAGCTCAATGTTAATGGACACCCACAAGCCACACAAATCGAGTCTGTCTGGCCTCATCCCCCCCCACCGCAAATGGCACCACCTCAATTTGGCAATCCGAATTGGCAATCCCAG ATGGGCCCTATTCCTGCCATGCCCCCTGGCCAATTGCCTAATTCACTTTGGGATCTACATACTAAAGAAATGAAGACTGAACAACAGATACTA GAGGAGCAAAAACTTAAAATacaagaggagaaaaagaaagcgCAACTCAAGAAACAGGAAGAATTGAAAAGACAAGCGGATGAAGAAAGCGCTAAGAGGAAACAAGACGAGGAGGCAGAGAAAGCAAGATTGGCTGAAGAGGCGGCAAAGCGTAcggaagaggagagaaaaaagaaagaagaagagaagaaacgaAAGGAGGAAGAGAAGCGCAAGCAAGAGGAGGAActgaagaagaaggaggagaaaaagcgcaaagaggaggagagaaagcgggaggaaaagagaaaacaagaTGAGGAAAATAACCGTAAAAAACAggaggaagagaagagaaagagggaaGAGGCTAAGAGACAAGAAGAGAAACAGAgaaaggagaaagagaagagaaaaaagttggaagaagaacaaaaacgtgaagaagaagaacgaaTTAA GAAAGAGGAGGAGGCCCGCAGAAAGACAGAAGCCGAAGAGCAAGCAAAGCGAGCCGAGCAACGGAGGCGGGAAGCAGAGGCACTTAGAAAATTGCAAGAGCGCAGCAAGGCTCCTTGGGCTCAGACTCCTCACGCTCCAGCTCCATCTTCTCACGCGTCACTTGCTGAGATACAAAGGCTTGAACGAGAAAAGAAGGCT GAAGAATTAAGGGTACAGCAACTGATGCAACAACAAATGGCACAGCAAAGAACTGCAGAAGTGGCCCAGGATGCAGCAATGGCAGAAATATCGAAAGGTCTGCAACTGAAATGGGCAGAAAAAGCAGCTCCCGTCTCAAAGCCAGTGGTAAAAAGTTTAGCGCAGATTCAACAAGAAGAGCAAGAGCGTCTCGCCAAG CAGCAAGAAAGGGAAAGACAGGAAAAGGCTGCGCAAAAGGAACCGGTAGTGCCACTACAAAGCGCCGGCATCTGGGGCACTGCTGCCCAGTCTTTGAACTGGAACAGTGCTACGAACGCTAACAACCAGGCCTGGTCTAATAGCACGAATACCACCACTGGGGGTTTCTGGGATGATCCTATATCAGCGAAGATAAATCCAACACCAAAACACTCCGCTAAACAATTGGCAACCATCAAAGCCCCTGTAAATACCGTTCAGCAACCTCAACAaccacaacaacaacagcagcagcaacaaaaTAACAAACCCAccaaaagtaaaaacaaaaaagaaggGGAATTGGTCAAGAAAATCTTCGAACAAAATACTGCCAAGCCAGACGACTTCACTCAGTGGTGTAACAAAGCCTTGGGCGGCCTTCAGGCGTCTGTTGATA TTCCGACATTCGTTGGCTTCTTACGAGACATCGAGTCAGCTTACGAGGTGAAGGAATACGTTAGATTGTACCTGGGTGACAATAAGCAGTGCAGCGAATTTGCGAAACAATTTCTCGAGAAGCGTAGCAAGTGGAGATCTGCTCAACGTCCTCATCCTCAAGCTGATGATCTCTGCAAGCCTGCTCCTGCTGTCAACCCTAACGCGACAGCGACCGAATTTCAGGAAGTCAAG GGAAAAGCAAAAAAgccaaaaaaaggaaaaatgtaCAAAGTGGACAGCACGATCCTTGGTTTTAGCGTCACTGCTGCACCGGATCGCATCAATGTTGGTGATCGCGACTACGGGGAGGGCGTTTGA
- the LOC124217814 gene encoding GRB10-interacting GYF protein 2 isoform X7, protein MTESMRFGPEWLRNLSGDGCNTSGGGGGPSILTTPRYQLAEHRYGREEMLALFDRNYKAPEPLASFPALYIIQAQQPLALTPMTEEEAVNVRSWNSGLTNNGGRGRGGSVDRGGRGRGGRGGIYPTHYSRGAIFDEPGDGPRIEPQPFPGRTRPFDRSQSERGWSERNGGPEPGDWNGSTSPRKELGRGGGGGSFVEGNWRRQRAGEDDDGWRVASSNRGEKWVRSSWRDGGGSERGDRLERPDGVEGEEVRSGTRWEHRASHRSSHELSHHPPTRTLRTWEPNHHDNHDNLPEWSYSCRATENPSESGGSFDASGAFHGGMYSDDDEDGIISAGGNRESRIRHMSEGNNLSNSKPSSKPLPINHGQTPQTSNRRANITASSTGIRERPKSLQPFEDKESPEMQDKRSVSPSKPLPTQSNTPLKGSSPVVNSLPRKVQSATNLDKVSDKNPVMQNTRNSNKIPGDTPLAKEARTDNTINESSVVGNNDKPVLHSGLKKSKSTLGMMSVTNVRQKSEDDLDRMKEEADALVAKLMADEETHKDQRSNVPPSANNPVPGIASATQEKWFYRDPQGEVQGPFSASEMSEWLKAGYFNVNLLVRRACDERYSMLGDLIKMWGRIPFIPGPPVPPLKVTEPVAIPVPVAIPGALPKAGMEDPSVLYQYQQMCLLQNQLLFRHVRSAVINKLSQSEQWTSMSPADQNQLILQHMLQQPEMAEISPMTVNPFVPTLTAQPANPIMQLFTQMQQAKTQSENHLPPTMHPTTPTHPGTIDTVQQLMQQMRGIQNLHGIQQPSMTPTPASTPEDNPIKSLLRQLNVNGHPQATQIESVWPHPPPPQMAPPQFGNPNWQSQMGPIPAMPPGQLPNSLWDLHTKEMKTEQQILEEQKLKIQEEKKKAQLKKQEELKRQADEESAKRKQDEEAEKARLAEEAAKRTEEERKKKEEEKKRKEEEKRKQEEELKKKEEKKRKEEERKREEKRKQDEENNRKKQEEEKRKREEAKRQEEKQRKEKEKRKKLEEEQKREEEERIKKEEEARRKTEAEEQAKRAEQRRREAEALRKLQERSKAPWAQTPHAPAPSSHASLAEIQRLEREKKAEELRVQQLMQQQMAQQRTAEVAQDAAMAEISKGLQLKWAEKAAPVSKPVVKSLAQIQQEEQERLAKQQERERQEKAAQKEPVVPLQSAGIWGTAAQSLNWNSATNANNQAWSNSTNTTTGGFWDDPISAKINPTPKHSAKQLATIKAPVNTVQQPQQPQQQQQQQQNNKPTKSKNKKEGELVKKIFEQNTAKPDDFTQWCNKALGGLQASVDTMGCPGNKNR, encoded by the exons ATGACGGAATCAATGAGATTTGGTCCAGAGTG GTTGCGCAACTTGTCAGGAGACGGTTGCAATACCAgcggaggagggggagggccTAGTATCCTGACCACCCCTCGTTACCAGCTAGCTGAGCATAGATACGGTCGAGAAGAGATGTTAGCTCTGTTTGACCGGAATTATAAAGCACCCGAACCACTCGCTTCTTTTCCTGCCCTCTACATTATACAAGCTCAACAACCGCTGGCACTCACACCAATGACAGAAGAAGAGGCGGTAAATGTG CGCTCCTGGAATAGTGGTTTAACAAACAATGGGGGCAGAGGGAGAGGGGGCAGCGTTGATCGTGGAGGACGGGGCAGAGGTGGGAGAGGTGGCATTTATCCGACTCATTACTCCCGAGGAGCCATCTTTGACGAGCCAGGCGATGGACCGAGAATTGAGCCACAACCTTTTCCG GGGAGAACTAGACCATTCGACAGATCACAGAGTGAACGAGGTTGGTCGGAGAGAAATGGCGGACCTGAACCTGGAGATTGGAATGGTTCTACTAGTCCCAGAAAAGAATTGGGACGAGGTGGAGGCGGCGGGTCATTCGTGGAAGGGAACTGGCGACGGCAGCGTGCTGGCGAAGACGACGATGGATGGAGAGTGGCTTCTAGTAATCGTGGTGAAAAATGGG TTAGAAGCAGTTGGCGTGATGGCGGTGGCTCGGAGAGGGGCGATCGATTGGAACGACCTGATGGCGTGGAGGGAGAAGAGGTGAGAAGTGGTACACGTTGGGAGCACAGGGCTAGCCACAGGTCCTCTCACGAATTATCTCATCATCCACCGACTCGAACTCTTCGGACTTGGGAACCTAACCATCACGACAACCATGACAACCTACCTGAGTG GTCTTACTCTTGCAGGGCAACGGAGAATCCTAGCGAGAGCGGCGGAAGCTTCGACGCGTCGGGAGCATTTCACGGAGGGATGTATTCggacgacgacgaagacggAATAATTAGCGCTGGGGGTAATCGAGAATCGAGGATCCGTCACATGTCAGAAGGAAATAATTTAAGCAATTCTAAACCATCCTCAAAACCCTTGCCTATTAACCACGGACAAACTCCCCAAACTTCCAATCGTCGTGCTAACATAACTGCCAGTAGTACTGGGATTAGAGAGCGACCAAAATCCCTTCAACCTTTTGAGGACAAAGAGAGTCCTGAGATGCAGGATAAACGTAGCGTATCACCCTCAAAACCACTGCCTACTCAAAGTAATACTCCGTTGAAAGGTTCATCGCCTGTGGTTAACTCGTTACCAAGAAAAGTTCAAAGTGCCACCAATTTAGACAAAGTTTCGGACAAGAATCCAGTTATGCAAAATACACGAAACTCTAACAAAATTCCTGGGGATACACCACTGGCCAAAGAGGCCAGAACGGACAATACGATAAACGAATCATCCGTTGTGGGTAACAATGACAAGCCAGTCTTACATTCCGGTTTAAAAAAGAGTAAAAGTACTTTAGGAATGATGTCTGTCACTAATGTTAGACAAAAGTCTGAGGACGATTTAGATAGGATGAAGGAAGAGGCAGACGCGTTAGTGGCTAAACTAATGGCTGATGAAGAAACCCACAAAGATCAACGATCCAATGTTCCACCTTCGGCGAACAACCCAGTTCCCGGTATCGCGTCGGCCACTCAAGAGAAATGGTTCTACCGAGACCCTCAAGGTGAAGTTCAGGGACCATTTTCGGCTAGCGAAATGTCGGAATGGTTAAAAGCTGGATACTTTAACGTTAATCTACTTGTAAGAAGAGCCTGCGACGAAAGGTATTCCATGCTCGGTGATCTCATCAAAATGTGGGGCAGAATACCATTCATACCTGGTCCACCCGTACCTCCTTTAAAG GTAACGGAACCAGTCGCAATTCCAGTACCCGTCGCAATTCCTGGTGCCCTTCCGAAAGCTGGAATGGAGGATCCGTCGGTCCTGTATCAGTACCAACAAATGTGTTTGCTTCAAAATCAACTGCTTTTCCGACACGTGCGCTCAGCAGTTATAAACAAGCTGTCACAGTCTGAACAATGGACTTCCATGAGTCCTGCAGACCAAAACCAATTAATACTCCAACACATGCTGCAGCAACCTGAGATGGCAGAAATATCCCCAATGACTGTTAATCCATTTGTACCTACGCTCACTGCCCAACCAGCAAATCCCATAATGCAATTATTCACACAGATGCAACAG GCAAAAACTCAATCTGAGAATCACCTCCCGCCAACTATGCATCCGACGACGCCAACCCATCCCGGAACGATAGACACCGTCCAACAACTTATGCAACAAATGAGAGGCATACAAAATTTACACGGCATTCAGCAGCCCAGCATGACACCTACCCCTGCCAGCACGCCTGAAGATAATCCCATCAAATCGTTGCTGCGACAGCTCAATGTTAATGGACACCCACAAGCCACACAAATCGAGTCTGTCTGGCCTCATCCCCCCCCACCGCAAATGGCACCACCTCAATTTGGCAATCCGAATTGGCAATCCCAG ATGGGCCCTATTCCTGCCATGCCCCCTGGCCAATTGCCTAATTCACTTTGGGATCTACATACTAAAGAAATGAAGACTGAACAACAGATACTA GAGGAGCAAAAACTTAAAATacaagaggagaaaaagaaagcgCAACTCAAGAAACAGGAAGAATTGAAAAGACAAGCGGATGAAGAAAGCGCTAAGAGGAAACAAGACGAGGAGGCAGAGAAAGCAAGATTGGCTGAAGAGGCGGCAAAGCGTAcggaagaggagagaaaaaagaaagaagaagagaagaaacgaAAGGAGGAAGAGAAGCGCAAGCAAGAGGAGGAActgaagaagaaggaggagaaaaagcgcaaagaggaggagagaaagcgggaggaaaagagaaaacaagaTGAGGAAAATAACCGTAAAAAACAggaggaagagaagagaaagagggaaGAGGCTAAGAGACAAGAAGAGAAACAGAgaaaggagaaagagaagagaaaaaagttggaagaagaacaaaaacgtgaagaagaagaacgaaTTAA GAAAGAGGAGGAGGCCCGCAGAAAGACAGAAGCCGAAGAGCAAGCAAAGCGAGCCGAGCAACGGAGGCGGGAAGCAGAGGCACTTAGAAAATTGCAAGAGCGCAGCAAGGCTCCTTGGGCTCAGACTCCTCACGCTCCAGCTCCATCTTCTCACGCGTCACTTGCTGAGATACAAAGGCTTGAACGAGAAAAGAAGGCT GAAGAATTAAGGGTACAGCAACTGATGCAACAACAAATGGCACAGCAAAGAACTGCAGAAGTGGCCCAGGATGCAGCAATGGCAGAAATATCGAAAGGTCTGCAACTGAAATGGGCAGAAAAAGCAGCTCCCGTCTCAAAGCCAGTGGTAAAAAGTTTAGCGCAGATTCAACAAGAAGAGCAAGAGCGTCTCGCCAAG CAGCAAGAAAGGGAAAGACAGGAAAAGGCTGCGCAAAAGGAACCGGTAGTGCCACTACAAAGCGCCGGCATCTGGGGCACTGCTGCCCAGTCTTTGAACTGGAACAGTGCTACGAACGCTAACAACCAGGCCTGGTCTAATAGCACGAATACCACCACTGGGGGTTTCTGGGATGATCCTATATCAGCGAAGATAAATCCAACACCAAAACACTCCGCTAAACAATTGGCAACCATCAAAGCCCCTGTAAATACCGTTCAGCAACCTCAACAaccacaacaacaacagcagcagcaacaaaaTAACAAACCCAccaaaagtaaaaacaaaaaagaaggGGAATTGGTCAAGAAAATCTTCGAACAAAATACTGCCAAGCCAGACGACTTCACTCAGTGGTGTAACAAAGCCTTGGGCGGCCTTCAGGCGTCTGTTGATA CAATGGGCTGTCCTGGAAATAAGAATCGGTAA